A genome region from Desulfatiglans sp. includes the following:
- a CDS encoding molybdopterin-binding protein — protein MADIKYKSVPLNEAVGMMLGHDLTQIIPGEFKGPAFKKGHIIKEEDVTRLLDMGKMNIYVLDPKDGFIHENEAAGRIANASSGRGIRHSEPVEGRINFISTGTGLLKVNKEALLKINLVEDITFATIHGNQIVKPDTAMAGTRIIPIATHEKNIGEVERICRENYPVIEVKPFRHLRVGVITTGSEVFSGRIKDKFGPVLKDKFKKMDCEVIKQVFVSDDVEKTVSAIHELIKEGAELIALTGGMSVDPDDQTPLSIRKSGARVITYGAPVYPGAMFMLAYIGNIPVVGLPGCVMYYRASIFELILPLVIADEPVTKEYISSLGHGGYCSNCKECRYPVCGFGKQ, from the coding sequence ATGGCTGATATTAAATATAAAAGTGTGCCACTCAATGAAGCGGTAGGTATGATGCTTGGGCATGATCTCACCCAGATTATACCCGGGGAATTTAAGGGCCCGGCCTTTAAAAAGGGTCATATTATTAAAGAAGAGGATGTTACCCGGTTACTTGATATGGGTAAAATGAATATATATGTGCTTGACCCAAAGGACGGTTTTATCCATGAAAACGAGGCAGCAGGACGCATTGCAAATGCCTCATCAGGAAGGGGCATCAGGCATTCAGAACCTGTTGAGGGTAGAATAAATTTCATATCAACCGGCACAGGATTGTTAAAGGTCAATAAAGAAGCACTCCTTAAAATAAATCTGGTGGAGGATATCACCTTTGCTACCATCCATGGGAACCAGATAGTTAAACCTGATACGGCAATGGCCGGCACAAGGATAATCCCTATTGCCACACATGAAAAGAATATAGGGGAGGTGGAACGTATATGCAGGGAGAACTATCCTGTAATTGAGGTTAAACCCTTCAGACATCTCAGGGTTGGTGTTATTACAACCGGGAGTGAGGTGTTTTCCGGGCGCATAAAGGATAAATTTGGGCCTGTGCTAAAAGACAAATTCAAAAAGATGGATTGCGAGGTAATTAAACAGGTATTTGTCTCTGATGATGTGGAAAAGACAGTTTCGGCCATACATGAGCTGATAAAGGAGGGGGCAGAACTCATAGCCCTTACAGGGGGCATGTCTGTTGACCCTGATGACCAGACCCCTTTAAGCATAAGAAAATCAGGCGCAAGGGTTATTACCTATGGAGCGCCTGTATACCCCGGGGCCATGTTTATGCTTGCATATATCGGTAATATCCCTGTTGTGGGGCTTCCAGGGTGTGTTATGTATTACAGGGCAAGCATATTTGAGCTTATCCTGCCCCTTGTTATAGCAGATGAACCGGTAACAAAGGAGTATATCTCATCGTTAGGTCATGGGGGGTACTGCTCTAACTGTAAAGAGTGCAGGTACCCTGTATGCGGATTTGGTAAACAGTAA